DNA from Planctomycetota bacterium:
CAGGCCGAACTCGCCCGCGCCGAGGCCGACCTCGCCAAGCTCCGCGCGGGCGGGTGGAAGCCCGATCTGCAGATCGCGACCGCGCTCTTCGACCAGCGGCGGGCCGAGGTGCTGGCCCTCGAGATGCTCGTCGATCGTCTCACCGTGCGGGCCGCCCGCGATGGCACGGTGCTCCGTCGCTCCGTCGAGCCCGGGGACTACGTCAACGTCGACGCCCGCCAGCCGGCGCTCATCGTCGGCGACCTGGGGCGCCTGGCGGTGCGGGCGCAGGTCGACGAAGAGGACATCGCCCTGGTGACCGCGCAGAGCCCGGCGGTCGCGAAGACCCGCGGCGCCCTGCCCATCGACCTGCCGCTAAAACTGCTGCGCATCGAGCCGTACGCGCGGCCCAAGTCGGACCTTACCGGCGACAACCTCGAGCGCGTGGACACGCGCGTGATCGACGTGGTGTACGAGGTCGTGGGCTCGCCCGGCCGCCCGGTGTACCCGGGGCAGGCGGTCGACGTGTTCATCGAGGCGGGGATGTAACGCGGGGGTAGCACGCATCGTGGGATTTCCATGCTCGTGGATGGCTGCGGCCGTGCCGGTGGCCGGCGACGGGTCGGGCATCCTTGGAATCAGCCCCCCGGTCCTGTTCTTCGCGCTGGGCGTGCTCGCGTCCCTGGTGAGATCGAACCTGCGGATGCCCAAGGCCATCACCAAGGGGCTGTCGCTCTACCTCATGTGGGCCATCGGCTTCAAGGGGGGTGTGGAGCTCGCCCGCGACGGGCTGTCCACGCAGGGGCTCGTCTCCATCGCGCTCGCGTTGGCCTTCGCGTTCCTGGTCCCGCTCGGGTGCTTCCCCGTGCTGCGCCGGCTGACGGACCGCGCGAACGCGGCGGCGCTGACGGCGGTCTACGGGTCCGTCAGCGTCGTGACCTTCCTGACCGCGGTCGCCATGCTCCATGAGCAAGGCATCGAATCGGGCGGGCACATGGTCGCCGCGATGACCCTCATGGAGTTTCCCGCCATCGTCGTGGGCGTCGCGCTGCTCCGCATGGGTGAACAGCCCGCGCCCGGCCAGGCCCCGGCCCGGCGGTGGGGGTTCCTGCTCCACGAGTCGCTCCTCAACGGGCCCGTCCTGCTGCTGCTGGGCAGCCTCACCATCGGTGCGCTCACCGGCGAGCACGGCTACCGCGCCTTCAAGCCCCTCTGCACCGACGTCTTCCCCGGCGTCCTCGCCTTCTTCCTGCTCGACATGGGACTGCTCGCGGCGGCCCGGCGGCGAGACATCCTCGCGATCCCCAAGACCCTGCTCGTCTTCGGAATCGCCGCCCCGGTAACCTCCGGCGTCATCGCGCTGGGCGCTGCCCGGGCGTGCGGCGTGGCGCTCGGAGACGGGATCCTGCTGGGCGTGCTGGCGGCGTCGGCGTCGTACATCGCGGCGCCCGCGGCGTTGCGCCTCGCCGTGCCCCAGGCCAAGCCCGCGCTCTACATCTCGCTCGCCCTGGGCGTCACATTCCCGTTCAACATCACGCTGGGGATCCCGCTGCTGACGGGCATCGCGCAGCGGCTCTGGTAACGCGACTATTCCTCGTCGCCCCGCAGTTTCGCCACGACGCTGAAATCCTCGAGCGTGGTCGTGTCCTGCGTGATCTTCTCCACGCCCGCGGCGACGTCTCGCAGCAGGCGGCGCATGATCTTCCCGCTGCGCGTCTTGGGCAGCCCCTCGGCGAAGCGCACCTGATCGGGGCGCGCGATGGGCCCGATCTCGTGCGCCACGTGGGCCGCCAGGTCTTTCTTCAGGCCTTCGTCCGGCGCCCGGCCGTTCGCCGCGAGCCACGCGGGGCGCAGCGTGACGAACGCGCAGATGCCCGTGCCCTTGATCTCGTGCGGCATGCCGACGACCGCGGCCTCGGCGACGCCCGGGTGGCTCACCAGCGCGCTCTCCACCTCCATGGTGCCCAGGCGATGCCCCGACACGTTGATGACGTCGTCGACGCGCCCCATGACCCAGAAGTGCCCGTCCTCGTCGCGCCGCGCGCCGTCGGCCGAGAAGTAATACGCCTCGCCGGTCGCGGGGTCCTTGAGGCGCGACCAGTACCCCGCGATGTACCGGTCCCGGTTGCCGTACACCCCGCGCAGCATCCCGGGCCAGGGCTTGCGGATCGCCAGCAGACCCCCCGCGTTCGGCGGGAGTTCTTCGCCCCGCTCGTTCACCACCGCGGCGTCGATCCCGAACATCGGCAGCGCACAACTGCCGGGCTTCGTCGAAATCGCGCCGGGCAGCGGCGTCAGCACGTGCCCGCCCGTCTCGGTCTGCCAGTACGTGTCGACCACCGGGCACGCGTCGCGCCCGATGTGCCGGCGGTACCACATCCACGCCTCGGGGTTGATCGGCTCGCCCACGGTGCCCAGCACCCGCAGGTGCGAGAGGTCGTGGCGGGCCGGGTGGTCGTCGCCCCACTTCATGAACGTGCGGATGGCGGTGGGCGCGGTGTAGAGCTGCGTGACGCGATGGCGCGAGGCGATGTCCCAGAAGCGGTCGTTGCCGGGAAAGTTCGGCGCGCCCTCGTAGATGAGCGTCGGCACGCGGTTCGACATCACGCCGTAGATCACGTACGAGTGCCCGGTGATCCACCCGACATCGGCGGTGCACCAGAAGACCTGCCCCACGCCCGGCACGAGGTTGAACGTGAGGCGCGCGGTCATGTTGGTGTAGACCAGGTACCCGCCCGTGGTGTGCAAGATGCCCTTGGGCTTGCCGGTGCTCCCGCTCGTGTAGAGCAGGAACAGCGGGTCCTCGCTGCCCATCGGAGCGCACGGGCAATCCTCGCTCGCCTGCGCGGCCGCGTCGTGCCACCAGACGTCGCGCCCGCCGAACCACTGCACGCGCGTGCCCGTGCGCTGCAGCACCAGCACGCTGCGCACCTTCTGTGGCGTGGTCGAGAGCGCGTCGCACGCCTCGTCCACGTTCTTCTTGAGATCCACGACCTCGCCCCGCCGGAACCCGCCGTCCGCCGTGATGATCACGGCGCTCTTGGCGTCGGTCACGCGCTCGACGATCGCGTGCGGCGCGAACCCGCCGAAGATCACGCTGTGCACCGCCCCGATGCGCGCGCACGCGAGCACCGCGATGACCAGTTCCGGCACCATGGGCATGTAGATCGTCACGACGTCGCCCTTGCGGACGCCCAGGCTCTTCAGCACGTTGCCCACCCGGGCCGTCTCACGCTGCAACTCGCGGTAGCGCAGCCAGCGCAGCTCGTGCATCGGCGCGTAGACCGACGTCGCGGCGGGGTGCATGGTGCGCCGGGAGAGCGGCTCGCCCTCCCAGATCAGGCCGACCTCCTCGCCATGCCCCGCCTCGACGTGCCGATCGACGCAGTTGTAGCAGGCGTTCAGCGTCGCGCCGTCGAACCACCGCGCGTCCGGGGCCTTCCACTCCAGCACCCGGTCCCACGGGCTGAACCACGAGATCTCGCGGGCCATCTCGGCCCAGAACACCTCGGGCTCGCGCAGCGAGCGCTCGTGCAGGGCGCGGTACTGCTCCATGGACGCGACGTGCCAATGGGGCATGACCGGCGAGGTCTCGCGCGAAGGCGGGAACGAACGCGTCTCGGTGAGCACGGAACGGATGGTGTCGCTCATGGCGCCCAGCATACCGGCGCCGCAACCGTTCTCGAAGCGCGCCGGTACGCTCAGGCCGAAAGGAGCCTCCGCCATGCACGCACGCCACGCCCCGCGACGCCGCCGGATGCGCGCGTCACGCCGCCTCTTCGCCCCGGCGTCCCTCGCCTCGGCATCCCTCGCCCGGGCCACGTTCGTGCTGGCGGCCCTCGCCATCCTCGCGCCCGCACGCGCGTGGGGCCAGCCCGAGCCCGCGCCCTTCTGGCGGGGCGGCGAGGGCGGCGACGTCGTCGCGGGCGACCTCGGAAAGCAGCTCGACGACGCCGTCCGCCGCGCCACCTACGGGCAGTTCTGGGGGTGCGTGCTCGCGGCCAAGGACGGCGAGATCGTGCTCGCCAAGGGCTACGCCCTCGCGAACGACGAGCTCGAGCCCATCACCGGCGACACCCTGCTCGAACTCGCCTCGGTCTCCAAGGCCTTCACCGCCGCCGCCATCCTCCGCCTTGAGATGCAGGGCAAACTCACGCTCGACGACCCGATCGCCATGCACCTGGCGAGCGTGCCCGACGACAAGCGGGGCGTCACCATCCGCCACCTGCTCACCCACACCTCGGGCATCCCGCAGCCCGAGGGCGGCTTCGACGCCGACGAGCGCGAGCGCGTCGTGCCCGTGCTGCTCGGGCCGCGCATGAAGTCGCCGCCCGGCGCCGCGTTCGCGTACAGCAACGCCGGGTACTGGCTACTGGCGGCGATCGTCGAGCGTGTCTCGGGCCGCTCGTTCGAGGAGTTCGTGCGCGACGAAGTGTTCCGCCCCGCGGGGATGGGCTCGACGTTCGCGCAGACCGACCCGACGCTCGACCTCTCTCGCTGCGCGGTGCGCGTCTCGCGCGGGCGCACGGTCGGCAACGCCGGGCAGTGCCCGTACCCGTTCGCCTGGGGCTACCGGGGCTCGGGGGGCGTGGTCACCAGCGCGCGCGACATGTTCGCGTGGGACCGCGCGCTCCGCGGGGGGGAGTTCCTCGCTGACGCGCAGCGCACCGCGATGTTCACGCCCGCGCTGGGCAACTACGCCCTCGGCTGGACCATCAGCACCGGCCCGCTCGGGCGCGTCGCGTCGCACACCGGGGGCGTCGCGGGCTTCCGCGTCGTGTTCACGCGCTGGCTCGACACCGACGCCTGCGTGCTCGTCATCACCAACGAACAGCACGACCCGAGCGCGATCAGCGCCGTGGTCACCGGCCTCCTCCTGCCCGGCGCCTCGGAATCCTCGCGCGTCGTGCTCCGCGTCGGCGGGATGGCGGCCAACGAGCACGGCAGGGTCCGCGCCCCCGACGACACCGAAGGCCGCGTGCGCACGCCCGACGCGGGCGCTCCGGCCCTGGAGTTTGGCCCCCCCGGCGCGCCGCCCGTGGTGACCATCGCCCTCCCGCGCGAGGCGATGATGAAGGCCGCCGATTCGCTCGTGCGATTCGGCTCGGGCGCCCGCGCGGGCGAGCACGCCTCGCCCCGCGTGATCCTCGAGGTGTACACGCGTGCGTACCAGGGCATGGGCGACACCATCGAACTCGCCGACGCCGGCCTCACCGTCACGGTCTCGCCGGGCAGCCCGCACCGCGAGCCCGACGCCCTTCGGCGGGTGACCATGATCGTCCAGGACCCCGCCCGCTCGTTCTGGCCGGTGTTCGTGAAGATGGACGCCCACGACGCGCGGGCGCTCGGGGAGCGCCTTCGCGCCGCCCTCGGGGCGCGGTAGGATCGTCGCGGCCCGCGCGCGACGCGCGCGCCGACGACCCGCCAGGAGGCACGCATGGACTTCTCGTTCACGTACAAGCGCAACACGACCGGCACCGGCGCGCAGCCCGCCGCCGGCGAGCCCGAGGGCAAGGCCCAGTACGACAAGCTCCGCGGGTGCGGGCTGGTGATCAACAAGCCGCACGGCTACTACGACATGGTCCGGGGCAAGCTCGACGATCCCTTCCGCAAGCGCCCGTACGAGGCGCTGCTGCTCGTCATGGCCTCCGAGCGCGAGTACGGCGAGTTCTGGTCGAACAACGTCGTGCTCGTCAAGAAGTCCGACGCGCCCGGCGAGGCCGAACTCGCCGACGCCTACACGCACATCAAGCGCCTCATCGGCGAGGAAGTGCCCATGGGCGACGGCTCGGCCGGCACGAACTACGACACCGGCGGGCTCCAGTTCACCGCCGAGATCAACTCCAACAGCGAGACCTGGGACCTGGAGAGCGGGGACGTGCTCTCGCAGTTGTACGCGAAGGTCGGCGCCGCCCTCGCCGCCGCCGGCCCGGGGCGCCTCGCGCGCTGGGACGTGCCCGAGGGCTCGCTGCTGGTGTACATGAACGAGAGCGATGTCGCCGACCTGCGCGAGACCACGAGCCTGTCCTGGAGCGTGCAGGAGTAGCGCCGACGCGGGGGACCGAACCCGGCGTCAGTGCGAACCCTCGGTGACGCGCAGCACCTCGTGCACGGTGGTGACGCCCTTGGCCACCTTGCGCATGCCGTCGGCGCGGAGCGTCACCATCCCGCGCTCGATGCACGTCCGCCGGAACTCGGCGACGTTCGGGTTGCGCGCGATGAGATCGCGGAGCTGGTCGTCCACGACGAGCATCTCGTAGATGCCCACGCGTCCGGAGTACCCGGACTTGCGGCATTTGTCGCACCCCTTCGCCGCCCAGATCTCGTCGGAGTCCATCGCGTGCATCGCGAGGAACTCGCGCATCTCGTCGCCCGGGGCCTCCGTCGCCTTGCAGTGCACGCACAGGCGGCGGAGCAGGCGCTGGGCCAGCACCGCGTTGACCGCCGCGCCCACCAGGAACGGCTCGAGCCCGATGTTCACCAGGCGCGTGATCGAGCTGGGCGCGTCGTTGGTGTGCAGCGTGCTGAGCACCAGGTGCCCGGTCAGGGCGGCCTGCACCGCCGTGATCGCCGTCTCGTGGTCGCGGATCTCGCCCAGCATGATCACGTCCGGGTCCTGGCGGAGCAGCGCCTTGAGCGCCAGCGCGAAGGTCATCCCCGCCTTCTCGTGCACCTGCGTCTGCACGATCCCCTCGAGCGTGTACTCCACCGGGTCCTCGACGGTCGAGATGTTCATCGAGTTGCGGTCGAGCTGGCGCAGCGACGCGTACAGCGTGGTCGTCTTGCCCGAGCCCGTCGGGCCCGTCACCAGCACGATCCCGTGCGGGCTCTCGACCTGGCCCTTCCAGATGTGCAGGGTGTCCTGGTCGAACCCCAGGTCGTCCAGGTTTACGCTGATCGACTTCTCGTTCAGGATTCGCATCACGGTCTTCTCGCCGCCCACGCACGGCAGCGTCGAGACACGCAGGTCCACCTTGCGCCCCTGCACCGTGCACCGGATGCGCCCGTCCTGCGGGATGCGCCGCTGGTCGATCGCCATCCCCGCCATGATCTTGATGCGGCTCGTGATCGCCGCCGCCATCGCCCCCGGCGGGTTCAGCGACTCGTACAGCTCGCCGTCGATGCGGAATCGCACCTTGATCTTCTTCTCGCTGGGCTCGATGTGGATGTCGCTCGCCCCCTGCGAGATCGCCAGCTGGATGATGTGGTTCACGTACCGGATGACCGGCCCGTCGTCCGCCGCCTTCTCGAGGTCGACCTCCTCCGACTTCTTCTCGTCGACCTGGACGTCGCCCTCCTGCACCTCCGCCAGGATCTGCGAGACGTCCACGTCCTCGGACTTGTCCGTCTCCCCCACGATCTCCAGCGCGCCCTTGATGTCGTCGTTCGTCGTCAGCACGAACTTGACCGGCACCCCGCAGCGCTGGCGGACCTCGTCGAGCAGGAACGGGTTGTTCGGCTGCGTCGTCGCCACCACCAGGCGCTGCCCGTCCATCCGCAGCGGGATCAGCGCGTTGGACTTGCAGAACACGGGCGTCAGACGCTGCAGCATCTTCCCGTCGAACCCGCCGTCCAGCCCCTTCTCGAAGTCGATCCGCTCGAACGGGATGCCCGCCAGGTCCGCGACCGCCCGCGCCACCCCGGATTCGTCCGCGCCCTGCTCGATCAGCACGTCCGCCAGGTGCCGCCCCGGGCTCGCCTTCACCACCTGCTGCGCCGTGTTCAGTTTCTCCGGGGTGATGATCCCCTGCGTCACGAGCAGTTCACCCAGCTCGCGGCTCGAGGCCTCGCGCTCCTCGGGGCGGTAGATCTCCGCCAGCGCCGGGCCCACGCTGGGCGCCGACGACGCCAGCTTCTTCTTCGACGCCGGGTCGGCCAGCACCGGCAGGTTGCCCCCCGCCCCGAACGCCCGCTGGTTCGCCGGCATGCTCGGCAGGGGCGAGAAGCTCTCCTCGGCCTGATCGACGCGGTGGGGCTTCTTGAGGGGCGAGCCCCGCTTCTCCCCGCCCTTCCCGTCGCCCGTGTCGTCGACGCCGAGCTCGCTCAGGATGTCGTCGATGTTGTACTTGCCCACGCCGCCTCCTGCTCGGGGTCGCGCTCTACCGCGGACTCTTCGGCCCCGGCTTGCCCATCTTGACCGGCGCCCGGCGCGGCTGGTCCGTGCGACGGTCGTCCATCGTCAGCGTGAACACCTGCCCGTCGGCCTCGAGCGTCACGCTCCGCCCCTCGATCCCCGAGACCGTGAACAGCTTCGCGACCCGGTCGCCCACGCGCACCGTCTCGTCGTCGATGCGCGCCAGGGGCGACCGCCCGCCCATCACGCTCTGCAGACGCAGCGAGGCCAGCGCGTCGACCAGCTCCTGCCGGCGTGCGGCCGCTCGCTCCGCCGCCTCGCGCGCCGCGACCTCCTCGGGCGTCGGGCCGGCGGGAACCTCCGTCCCGTGCTCGGTGATCGTCGCGGTCCCCGTGTCGAGCATGAACGGGCTGCGCCCGAACTCGCCCAGCGCCACGTCCAGCGGGGTCTGCACGCGCGCCAGGTCCGCCATGATGCGCTGGTAGGTGCGCGCCTTCTCGGCGTCGGGCTCGGTGTACTCGACCTTGATCTCCTCGAAGCTGACGCCCGCGCGCGTGCCCTCGCGGCGCATCCACCAGAGCGAGATCGCCGACACGCCGATCACCAGCGCGAAGATCACCACCTGCGTCGAGCCGCGACGCTTCGGCGGGCGCTGCCCCGCGAGTTCCTCGGGCGAGAGCCCCGCGAACGGCGCCGCGGCCTCGGGCCCGCGCGGCGCCTCCGACGGGACCGCCAACGATCGGGTGTCCTGGCTCATCGCGACGTGCCCTCCTTGACGCCCGCCGCCACGGGCGGCGCGCCGTCCTGGAAATAGATGCTCAGCGTGAACTCCGCCTTCAGCTCCACGCCGTCCTTGGGCTGCCCGGTCAGCTTGAGATCATGAATCCGGGTGATCCGCGGGAGCTTCTCCATCTGCGCGAGGAACGTGAAGAACCCCAGGAACGAGCCCGACACCTCCATGTCGAGGGGCTGCTCCATGTAGATCCCGCTGGGCACGGGCTTGGCCGACTTGATCGCCGGGGGCTCCAGCCCCGCCGCCACCGCCAGGTCCGAGACCCGCCGCACGAGCCCGTCGATCTCCTTCCCGCTGGGGAGACGCTGCTCGATGAGCGTGATGCTCCGCGTGATCTCCTCGTTCGCGCGCACGAGGTCCGCGTCGCGGTCCCCGATCTCGGCGAGCTTGGTGAGGTACTTCTCCTTCTGCTCGCACTCTTCCCGGTCCGTGTCGAGCTTGGCGTTGGTGGGCTTGAACACGAGGAAATAGCTCGCCACGGGAAGCCCGACCACCACCAGCAGCACGCACACCGTCCGCATGCCGACGTTCATGTCTTTACTCCTTCTCCGACGCCGCGGCGCTCGCCGCGCCGTCCGCCCGGGCCTGCTCCGCCACCCACCGCGTCCGCTCCGCCACCAGGCGCGACAGCGACTGCGCCAGCCCGGTCGTGTCCAGCTCGGTCCGCAGCTGCGCGGTCACCTGGAACTTGCGGTAGTCGCTCCCGCGCTCCGACGATTCGCGGATGAACGCCATCTCCACCTTGTCCAGCACCGGCGACTGCTTCAGCGACGCCAGGTAGTCCGCGATGTCCTGGTTCTTGACCGCCGTCCCCTCGAGCGTGAGCGCGTACGTGAACCGGGGGACCTGCGGCTTCACCCGCTCGGGCTCCTTGGCCTCGGGCTTCACCTTCGCCGCGAACTTGCCCGCCAGGCTCTTCACCGCCGGGGGCTTGGCCCCCGGCGGGGGCGCCACCTCCACCTTCGGACGCGTGCTCTTGATCACCAGCGAGTCCAGCCGCATGTCCGCGGGCATCCGCAGCGTCAGCTCGCCCAGCACCGCCCAGCGCGGAACCTTCTCCACCAGCGCCGAGGTGATCTCGGCCTTCTCCATCATCTGGGCCTGCTGCGACTCCAGCGACTTGAGCTGCGCGATCTTCTTCTCCGCCTCCTGGAACTGCTGGTTCACGAACTCCTTGCGCTTCGCGATCTTCTCCACCGACGCCTTCGTCACCACGAACGCGCCCATCACCCCCGCCAGCACCAGGGCGAACAGCGTCAGCGTGATGATGTTCGCGCGCCCCTCGGCCTTCGACCGGATGTAGTCCTCGGGGAGAAAGCTCGTGTTGCCTGGGCCCGTGGGCCGGTACGGGTTGCTCATGCGTTCCTCCGACGTCCTTCGTGCTGCCCGACCCTCACAGGTCCGTGGGGCTCAGGCACAACCCCAGCGCGACCGCCCACCCGGGCTGCGCCTGCGCCAGGTCCACGCCCAGCGCCGGCTCCTTCCCCGTCCGCGCCACCCGCGCCAGCGGATCGGCCATCTGCGCCGGCAGTTTCAGGGCCCGCGCGATCTGCTGACACAACCCGCGCGAACGCGCCTCACCGCCGATGAAGACCGCACGCTCCACCCGACGCTCCGGGAACTGCGACGCGTGATAACGCAGGCACATCGACACCTCGTCGGTCAGCATCTCCAGCGGCTCGCGCAGGTCCGTCCCCTCCGGGCCCGCCATCGCCGCCGGCTGCGCCAGGAACTCCGTCGAGAATCCCGCCCCGCCCCCGCCCTGACGCCGGTCCGGCGCCGGGATCCCCGCGGGCGATCCCGGCTGCCCGGCGTTCACGATCGTCTGCCCCAGCGCCCGGCGCTTCGCCGTCGCCTCCTCGGGCGTGCACTTGAGCTGCTTCACGATCGCGTCGTCGAACGTCCGCCCGCCCACGTGCACCACCCGCGCGAACGCCGGCGACAGCCCGTGCGCGATCATCACGTTCGTCGAGCTCGTCCCGATGTCCAGGTACAGCGTGTTCAGCGCCAGGTCGCCCTCGCGCCGGTGCGTCATGTCGAACGCCCGCAGGATCGCCGTGAACTCCGCGTGGATGCCCACCGGCTCCAGCTTCGCCGCCAGCATCCCCTGCATCAGCCGGTCCACCAGGTCGCGCGGCGCCGCCGTCACGACCACCTCCGCCTTGCCCCCCGTCCGCCCCGTGTCCACCTCCGACGCGCGGAAGACCACCGCCCCCGGGTCGCACTGGAACTGCGTCGGGACCGCCGCCGCCACCAGCGCGTCCAGCGCTACGCCCTCGGCCTTGGTGAACTGCATGTGCCGGCACGCCACGCGCCACGACGGAAGCGCGCACACCGCGCGCTTGCCCTTGAACCCCCCGTGCCGGATCAGTTTCGGGAGCGCGCCGAGCTGGAACTCCAGGCGCTTCGCGTGGTCGTAGATCAGGTCCTCGGGCGTCTCCATGCACGCCGCCGCCACCAGCGGGGGCGGGCTGCCGGAGGCCACCTGCAGGATCTTCAGCGAGCCCACGCCGAAATCCAGCGCGATGGGCGGGCCCGAGGTCACGCGCGACGCCGACGCGCCGGCGAGCTGATGCGTCAGCTTGTCCGCCAGCTTGTTCAGCGACGCGAAGCTCTTGAACGAGGAAAGGGCCATAGCACCGGATCTCCGCGACGCCTGCGCCGCAGAGCATCGGAGCCCGGAGCACGCCGGTTCAGGGACGTCGCAGGCAGCAGGAGTTTCGCACCCCGCGCAGACCGCCCAGGCGATCGGATCACCGCAGCGCGCCCACCGCCGGGCCGATAACCGCCTCCAGCCGCCCCAGCGCCCCCTCCAGATCCCACGCCTGGCGCGCCCGGTCGCCCGTGGTATTGCTGATCACGCGCACCTCGGCGAACCGCGCGCCCAGGCGTGCCGCCGCGAGCGCGCACGCCGCCCCTTCCATCGCCTCGGCCAGTGCGCCCGTACGCCGCGCGACCTCCGCCGCAGCCCCGTCGGTGCCCGAGCACGCCGACACGCACGCGATCGGCGCCCGGATATCCGCGAGCGCCCCCATCCGCCGCCCTAGTTCCTCCGAAACCGGGAACGTCACGCCCTCGGGCGCCAACCCCATGCGCGCAAGATCATCAAACCCGCCCGGATGCACGAGCCCCTCGTCGGCGAAGACGCTCGCCGTCGCCAGGATCACCCCGCGCAGCCCCGGCGCGCCCGGCGACGGCAGCG
Protein-coding regions in this window:
- a CDS encoding HlyD family efflux transporter periplasmic adaptor subunit, producing the protein MIRWLTIVLSVLGLGVGVYAVATADETPPQLPLARPASVNPFDRGVAALGIVEPAGRDVGVLPPEPGLVVKVHVEVGQQVRAGEALFELDQRALQADLVRARAAVAAAQAEIDRWHALPRVEDVPAFEADVSRARALLKDREDTLARTREASQRGSGNEREIFAAQFAVDVAQAELARAEADLAKLRAGGWKPDLQIATALFDQRRAEVLALEMLVDRLTVRAARDGTVLRRSVEPGDYVNVDARQPALIVGDLGRLAVRAQVDEEDIALVTAQSPAVAKTRGALPIDLPLKLLRIEPYARPKSDLTGDNLERVDTRVIDVVYEVVGSPGRPVYPGQAVDVFIEAGM
- a CDS encoding sodium-dependent bicarbonate transport family permease yields the protein MAAAVPVAGDGSGILGISPPVLFFALGVLASLVRSNLRMPKAITKGLSLYLMWAIGFKGGVELARDGLSTQGLVSIALALAFAFLVPLGCFPVLRRLTDRANAAALTAVYGSVSVVTFLTAVAMLHEQGIESGGHMVAAMTLMEFPAIVVGVALLRMGEQPAPGQAPARRWGFLLHESLLNGPVLLLLGSLTIGALTGEHGYRAFKPLCTDVFPGVLAFFLLDMGLLAAARRRDILAIPKTLLVFGIAAPVTSGVIALGAARACGVALGDGILLGVLAASASYIAAPAALRLAVPQAKPALYISLALGVTFPFNITLGIPLLTGIAQRLW
- the pilM gene encoding pilus assembly protein PilM, whose amino-acid sequence is MALSSFKSFASLNKLADKLTHQLAGASASRVTSGPPIALDFGVGSLKILQVASGSPPPLVAAACMETPEDLIYDHAKRLEFQLGALPKLIRHGGFKGKRAVCALPSWRVACRHMQFTKAEGVALDALVAAAVPTQFQCDPGAVVFRASEVDTGRTGGKAEVVVTAAPRDLVDRLMQGMLAAKLEPVGIHAEFTAILRAFDMTHRREGDLALNTLYLDIGTSSTNVMIAHGLSPAFARVVHVGGRTFDDAIVKQLKCTPEEATAKRRALGQTIVNAGQPGSPAGIPAPDRRQGGGGAGFSTEFLAQPAAMAGPEGTDLREPLEMLTDEVSMCLRYHASQFPERRVERAVFIGGEARSRGLCQQIARALKLPAQMADPLARVARTGKEPALGVDLAQAQPGWAVALGLCLSPTDL
- the acs gene encoding acetate--CoA ligase, producing MSDTIRSVLTETRSFPPSRETSPVMPHWHVASMEQYRALHERSLREPEVFWAEMAREISWFSPWDRVLEWKAPDARWFDGATLNACYNCVDRHVEAGHGEEVGLIWEGEPLSRRTMHPAATSVYAPMHELRWLRYRELQRETARVGNVLKSLGVRKGDVVTIYMPMVPELVIAVLACARIGAVHSVIFGGFAPHAIVERVTDAKSAVIITADGGFRRGEVVDLKKNVDEACDALSTTPQKVRSVLVLQRTGTRVQWFGGRDVWWHDAAAQASEDCPCAPMGSEDPLFLLYTSGSTGKPKGILHTTGGYLVYTNMTARLTFNLVPGVGQVFWCTADVGWITGHSYVIYGVMSNRVPTLIYEGAPNFPGNDRFWDIASRHRVTQLYTAPTAIRTFMKWGDDHPARHDLSHLRVLGTVGEPINPEAWMWYRRHIGRDACPVVDTYWQTETGGHVLTPLPGAISTKPGSCALPMFGIDAAVVNERGEELPPNAGGLLAIRKPWPGMLRGVYGNRDRYIAGYWSRLKDPATGEAYYFSADGARRDEDGHFWVMGRVDDVINVSGHRLGTMEVESALVSHPGVAEAAVVGMPHEIKGTGICAFVTLRPAWLAANGRAPDEGLKKDLAAHVAHEIGPIARPDQVRFAEGLPKTRSGKIMRRLLRDVAAGVEKITQDTTTLEDFSVVAKLRGDEE
- the pilO gene encoding type 4a pilus biogenesis protein PilO; translation: MNVGMRTVCVLLVVVGLPVASYFLVFKPTNAKLDTDREECEQKEKYLTKLAEIGDRDADLVRANEEITRSITLIEQRLPSGKEIDGLVRRVSDLAVAAGLEPPAIKSAKPVPSGIYMEQPLDMEVSGSFLGFFTFLAQMEKLPRITRIHDLKLTGQPKDGVELKAEFTLSIYFQDGAPPVAAGVKEGTSR
- a CDS encoding PilN domain-containing protein, which produces MSNPYRPTGPGNTSFLPEDYIRSKAEGRANIITLTLFALVLAGVMGAFVVTKASVEKIAKRKEFVNQQFQEAEKKIAQLKSLESQQAQMMEKAEITSALVEKVPRWAVLGELTLRMPADMRLDSLVIKSTRPKVEVAPPPGAKPPAVKSLAGKFAAKVKPEAKEPERVKPQVPRFTYALTLEGTAVKNQDIADYLASLKQSPVLDKVEMAFIRESSERGSDYRKFQVTAQLRTELDTTGLAQSLSRLVAERTRWVAEQARADGAASAAASEKE
- a CDS encoding ATPase, T2SS/T4P/T4SS family, with translation MGKYNIDDILSELGVDDTGDGKGGEKRGSPLKKPHRVDQAEESFSPLPSMPANQRAFGAGGNLPVLADPASKKKLASSAPSVGPALAEIYRPEEREASSRELGELLVTQGIITPEKLNTAQQVVKASPGRHLADVLIEQGADESGVARAVADLAGIPFERIDFEKGLDGGFDGKMLQRLTPVFCKSNALIPLRMDGQRLVVATTQPNNPFLLDEVRQRCGVPVKFVLTTNDDIKGALEIVGETDKSEDVDVSQILAEVQEGDVQVDEKKSEEVDLEKAADDGPVIRYVNHIIQLAISQGASDIHIEPSEKKIKVRFRIDGELYESLNPPGAMAAAITSRIKIMAGMAIDQRRIPQDGRIRCTVQGRKVDLRVSTLPCVGGEKTVMRILNEKSISVNLDDLGFDQDTLHIWKGQVESPHGIVLVTGPTGSGKTTTLYASLRQLDRNSMNISTVEDPVEYTLEGIVQTQVHEKAGMTFALALKALLRQDPDVIMLGEIRDHETAITAVQAALTGHLVLSTLHTNDAPSSITRLVNIGLEPFLVGAAVNAVLAQRLLRRLCVHCKATEAPGDEMREFLAMHAMDSDEIWAAKGCDKCRKSGYSGRVGIYEMLVVDDQLRDLIARNPNVAEFRRTCIERGMVTLRADGMRKVAKGVTTVHEVLRVTEGSH
- a CDS encoding serine hydrolase domain-containing protein, producing MHARHAPRRRRMRASRRLFAPASLASASLARATFVLAALAILAPARAWGQPEPAPFWRGGEGGDVVAGDLGKQLDDAVRRATYGQFWGCVLAAKDGEIVLAKGYALANDELEPITGDTLLELASVSKAFTAAAILRLEMQGKLTLDDPIAMHLASVPDDKRGVTIRHLLTHTSGIPQPEGGFDADERERVVPVLLGPRMKSPPGAAFAYSNAGYWLLAAIVERVSGRSFEEFVRDEVFRPAGMGSTFAQTDPTLDLSRCAVRVSRGRTVGNAGQCPYPFAWGYRGSGGVVTSARDMFAWDRALRGGEFLADAQRTAMFTPALGNYALGWTISTGPLGRVASHTGGVAGFRVVFTRWLDTDACVLVITNEQHDPSAISAVVTGLLLPGASESSRVVLRVGGMAANEHGRVRAPDDTEGRVRTPDAGAPALEFGPPGAPPVVTIALPREAMMKAADSLVRFGSGARAGEHASPRVILEVYTRAYQGMGDTIELADAGLTVTVSPGSPHREPDALRRVTMIVQDPARSFWPVFVKMDAHDARALGERLRAALGAR